One segment of Yersinia kristensenii DNA contains the following:
- the hutG gene encoding N-formylglutamate deformylase translates to MNLTDPLSFRAGKLPLLISIPHAGTRLTPIVEAGLTDAARPLSDTDWHIPRLYDFALNMGASIVIGHYSRLVVDLNRAEDDQPLYTTATTGLFPETLFDGRPCFMPGKTPSPEERQSYLLHIWRPYHQQLQLELARLKAKFGYVLLLDAHSIASVIPRLFDGQLPDLNFGTNRGASCAPSLSKQLIQCCEHQTAFSHILNGRFKGGYITRAYGLPQTHQHAVQLELSQLNYMSETEPYPYLPEPASHLQPLLQQLVNTMLTWGEQHYQN, encoded by the coding sequence ATGAATTTAACTGATCCGTTAAGTTTTCGAGCAGGGAAACTGCCTTTATTAATCAGTATTCCGCATGCTGGAACACGATTGACGCCCATCGTTGAGGCAGGATTGACCGATGCAGCACGCCCCCTATCAGATACCGACTGGCATATTCCTCGTCTTTATGACTTCGCCCTTAATATGGGGGCCAGTATAGTAATAGGTCATTATTCCCGTTTAGTGGTTGATCTGAACCGCGCTGAAGATGATCAGCCGCTGTACACCACAGCAACCACTGGTTTGTTCCCCGAAACACTGTTCGATGGTCGCCCTTGTTTTATGCCGGGTAAAACACCGTCCCCGGAGGAGCGTCAATCCTACCTACTACATATTTGGCGCCCTTACCACCAGCAACTTCAACTCGAACTGGCGCGGCTTAAAGCTAAATTTGGCTATGTATTACTACTTGATGCTCACTCGATTGCCTCAGTTATCCCAAGGTTATTTGATGGGCAGCTACCTGATTTGAATTTCGGAACCAACCGTGGGGCCAGCTGCGCGCCCTCATTAAGTAAACAATTAATACAATGCTGCGAACACCAAACTGCATTTAGTCATATATTAAATGGTCGTTTTAAAGGCGGTTATATTACTAGAGCATATGGTTTACCGCAGACCCACCAACACGCAGTACAACTTGAGTTATCACAGCTAAATTATATGTCTGAAACTGAGCCTTACCCCTACTTACCAGAACCAGCGAGCCACTTACAGCCGTTACTCCAGCAATTGGTCAATACCATGCTGACTTGGGGTGAACAACACTACCAAAACTGA
- the astB gene encoding N-succinylarginine dihydrolase produces the protein MAGYEVNFDGLVGLTHHYAGLSFGNEASAKHQNALSNPRLAAKQGLLKMKTLADLGYKQGILPPQERPAIGFLRQLGFSGSDEQVLSEVARKSPRLLSAVSSASSMWTANAATVSPSADSADGRVHFTVANLNNKFHRAIEVNTTSAILKSVFNNHRHFVHHDALPSVELFGDEGAANHNRLGGEYDHPAIQVFVYGRQGFESGAAPSRYPARQTLEASEAVARLHLLDPDRAVFIQQNPAVIDQGVFHNDVIAVSNQNVLFHHQHAFVPDIQVMDSLRRKMARIEQQLITIEVPAAQVSVGQAVSTYLFNSQLLNKPNGKMLLVIPQESQESPAVWGYLSELINSGGPIDEVRVFDLRESMRNGGGPACLRLRVVLNETELAAVNSRVMMTPALFVALNNWIDQHYRDRLQFKDLADPQLLQEGRQALDELTKILNLGSIYPFQNH, from the coding sequence ATGGCCGGATATGAAGTGAACTTCGATGGATTGGTTGGGCTGACCCATCACTATGCGGGATTATCTTTTGGCAATGAAGCCTCCGCCAAACATCAAAATGCACTCTCCAACCCGAGGCTAGCGGCAAAACAGGGTTTGCTGAAAATGAAAACGTTGGCTGATTTAGGCTACAAGCAGGGCATATTGCCACCGCAGGAACGCCCCGCGATAGGTTTTTTACGCCAACTAGGATTCAGTGGTTCAGATGAACAAGTCTTGAGTGAAGTCGCCCGCAAATCGCCGCGCCTACTGTCGGCGGTGAGTTCCGCATCATCAATGTGGACGGCGAATGCGGCAACCGTCTCGCCCTCCGCTGATAGTGCTGACGGACGGGTTCATTTTACTGTCGCAAACTTGAACAATAAATTTCATCGGGCTATTGAGGTCAATACCACATCAGCAATACTAAAAAGCGTTTTCAATAACCATCGTCATTTTGTTCACCACGACGCCTTGCCTTCGGTCGAGTTATTTGGCGATGAAGGCGCGGCCAACCATAACCGTTTGGGGGGAGAGTATGACCACCCAGCAATTCAGGTCTTTGTTTATGGTCGTCAAGGGTTTGAGAGTGGAGCCGCGCCCAGCCGATATCCTGCCCGGCAAACATTAGAGGCCAGCGAGGCCGTAGCGCGTTTACATTTATTAGACCCTGACCGGGCTGTTTTTATTCAGCAAAATCCAGCGGTTATCGATCAAGGCGTATTTCACAACGACGTTATCGCGGTCAGTAATCAAAACGTGTTATTCCACCATCAACACGCATTCGTACCCGATATTCAGGTAATGGATAGTTTGCGGCGCAAGATGGCGCGAATTGAGCAGCAACTGATCACCATTGAAGTGCCCGCTGCACAGGTTTCTGTTGGACAAGCGGTATCGACCTATCTGTTTAACAGCCAGTTATTGAATAAACCCAATGGCAAGATGCTGCTAGTCATTCCACAAGAATCACAAGAAAGCCCGGCGGTGTGGGGATATCTATCTGAACTAATAAACAGTGGCGGCCCAATCGATGAAGTCAGGGTCTTTGACCTACGCGAAAGTATGCGCAATGGCGGTGGGCCCGCCTGTTTGCGTTTGCGCGTCGTACTAAATGAAACAGAGTTAGCTGCGGTGAATAGCAGAGTGATGATGACCCCAGCACTCTTTGTTGCACTGAATAATTGGATCGATCAGCATTATCGCGATCGTTTGCAGTTTAAGGACTTAGCAGACCCGCAGTTATTGCAAGAGGGGCGACAAGCATTGGACGAACTGACGAAGATACTTAACCTTGGCTCAATATATCCGTTCCAGAATCATTAA
- the astE gene encoding succinylglutamate desuccinylase, with protein MLDFLSVTLSGNPPPVTDGETLNLKWHWLDEGVLMLTPIGSYTQSVVLSAGIHGNETAPIEILNQLVSDLLAGKLTLAIRLLVIFGNPPAIRTGKRYLTADINRMFGGRHQNDLPTDEARRAEILEQRMAEFFAAELPSTRLHYDLHTAIRGSHHTRFGLLPYQTTPYSAAMLGWLKDSELEALVMHTAAGGTFAHFSSEFCQAASCTLELGKALPFGENHLEQFSSITAGLRALASGEQLPERSTGTIIFYRVVQSLLRQHADFKLWVADDTVNFTRYTQGTLLAEQLNEHYCVEHEYEWILFPNPGVALGLRAGIMLVQMDESELQKT; from the coding sequence ATGCTAGATTTTCTCTCGGTCACCCTCTCGGGGAACCCACCGCCAGTGACAGACGGTGAAACACTCAATCTTAAATGGCACTGGCTGGATGAGGGGGTATTGATGCTTACCCCCATCGGGAGCTATACACAATCCGTCGTGCTATCGGCCGGTATTCACGGAAATGAAACAGCGCCAATTGAAATTCTAAACCAATTAGTATCAGACTTATTAGCTGGTAAATTGACGTTGGCAATACGTCTGTTAGTGATATTTGGCAATCCACCGGCTATCAGAACCGGAAAGCGTTATCTCACCGCTGATATCAATCGCATGTTTGGCGGGCGTCATCAAAATGACTTACCTACTGATGAGGCTCGACGGGCTGAGATTCTCGAACAAAGAATGGCGGAGTTTTTTGCTGCTGAGTTACCCTCCACACGGCTCCATTATGATTTACACACGGCGATTCGTGGCTCTCATCATACTCGATTTGGTTTATTACCTTATCAAACCACGCCGTATTCAGCAGCCATGTTGGGTTGGTTAAAAGATAGTGAGTTAGAGGCATTAGTCATGCACACCGCCGCAGGGGGAACGTTCGCCCACTTCAGTAGTGAATTTTGTCAGGCGGCAAGTTGCACGCTGGAATTAGGTAAAGCGCTACCCTTTGGCGAAAATCATCTTGAACAATTTAGTTCTATCACTGCCGGTTTGCGTGCATTAGCCAGTGGAGAGCAACTACCGGAGCGCTCTACCGGAACCATAATATTCTATCGTGTGGTGCAATCACTGCTTAGGCAGCATGCAGATTTTAAACTGTGGGTGGCGGATGACACAGTGAATTTCACTCGCTACACACAAGGGACATTGCTGGCAGAACAGCTTAATGAACATTATTGCGTTGAACATGAATACGAGTGGATCTTGTTCCCAAATCCAGGGGTTGCGCTGGGATTACGTGCTGGGATCATGTTGGTGCAAATGGATGAGAGTGAATTACAAAAAACATAA
- a CDS encoding porin, producing the protein MMKRSVLALAVTLSMIPTLSNAAEIYNKDGNKLDLYGRVAAKYLFSSHNNADDTYVRFGFKGETQINSQLTGFGQWEYNVAAKNAESQGDKGNKTRLGFAGLKFAEFGSFDYGRNYGVVYDALAYTDMLPEFGGDSIAYTDNYMTGRSTGLATYRNSDFFGLVKGLNVAAQYQGRNDDGDTAKNERAIQKANGDGFGLSVDYQDIEGSGVGFAAAYSNSNRTLGQKNLANSATGDKAQAWATALKYDANQVYLAAMYGETLNMTPYKALIANKTQNVELVAQYQFENGIRPSIAYVQSKGKDLAVVGDADLLKYAEIGVTYYINKNMFTYVDYQINLLNENNPLGLGTDNTVAVNLTYRF; encoded by the coding sequence ATGATGAAGCGCAGTGTTCTGGCCTTAGCGGTCACCTTGAGTATGATTCCTACTCTTTCAAATGCAGCGGAAATTTATAATAAAGATGGCAACAAGTTGGATCTTTATGGCCGCGTAGCCGCTAAATACCTTTTCTCCAGCCATAATAATGCTGATGATACTTATGTGCGTTTTGGCTTTAAGGGTGAAACACAAATCAATAGCCAACTGACCGGTTTCGGCCAGTGGGAATATAATGTTGCTGCAAAAAATGCAGAATCTCAGGGTGATAAAGGCAATAAAACCCGTTTAGGTTTTGCTGGTTTGAAATTTGCTGAATTCGGCTCTTTTGATTACGGCCGTAACTATGGTGTAGTGTACGATGCACTGGCTTATACCGACATGTTGCCAGAGTTCGGTGGCGACTCAATCGCTTATACCGACAACTACATGACTGGCCGTTCAACCGGTTTGGCAACTTACCGCAACTCTGACTTCTTCGGTCTGGTAAAAGGTCTGAATGTTGCAGCTCAGTATCAGGGCCGCAATGACGATGGCGACACCGCTAAGAATGAGCGCGCAATTCAGAAAGCTAATGGCGACGGTTTCGGTTTGTCTGTTGATTATCAAGATATCGAAGGCAGTGGCGTTGGTTTCGCAGCAGCATACTCTAACTCTAACCGTACTCTGGGCCAGAAAAATCTGGCTAACAGTGCTACCGGCGATAAAGCCCAAGCTTGGGCTACAGCTCTGAAGTATGATGCAAACCAAGTTTACCTGGCAGCAATGTACGGCGAAACGTTGAACATGACGCCATATAAAGCGCTGATCGCGAATAAAACCCAGAACGTAGAATTGGTAGCTCAATATCAATTCGAAAATGGTATTCGCCCGTCTATCGCTTATGTTCAGTCTAAAGGTAAAGATTTGGCGGTTGTGGGTGATGCCGACTTGCTGAAATATGCTGAAATCGGTGTAACTTACTACATCAATAAAAACATGTTTACCTATGTTGACTACCAGATTAACTTGCTGAATGAAAACAACCCACTGGGTCTGGGCACAGACAATACTGTTGCAGTTAACTTGACTTACCGTTTCTAA
- a CDS encoding aspartate aminotransferase family protein: MEQPIPVTRQSFDEWIVPTYAPADFIVVRGEGAMLWDQQGKSYLDFAGGIAVNALGHGHPAVKAALIEQADKVWHLGNGYTNEPVLRLAKQLIDATFAEKVFFCNSGAEANEAALKLARKYALDNFANKPGQQGEKNQIVAFRNAFHGRTLFTVSAGGQPKYSQDFAPLPGGISHGIFNDLASAEALINDQTCAVIVEPIQGEGGVLPAETEFLHGLRALCDRHNALLIFDEVQTGVGRTGELYAYMHYGVTPDVLTSAKALGGGFPIAAMLTTTQYASALNVGSHGTTYGGNPLACAVAGTVLSLINTPEVLAGVKERHQWFLEGLADINARHKVFAEIRGRGLLIGCVLNNDYAGKSKEIIQAAAQHGLIALIAGPDVVRFAPSLIISRHDIKEGLARLALGIEQVCRKVKP; encoded by the coding sequence ATGGAACAGCCAATCCCAGTGACCCGACAGTCTTTTGATGAATGGATAGTCCCGACCTATGCCCCGGCCGATTTTATTGTGGTGCGTGGTGAGGGCGCGATGTTGTGGGATCAACAGGGTAAATCTTATCTCGATTTTGCCGGTGGTATTGCAGTCAATGCCTTGGGGCATGGGCATCCTGCCGTGAAAGCTGCATTGATTGAACAAGCAGATAAAGTCTGGCATTTAGGCAATGGTTATACCAATGAACCGGTACTGCGCTTGGCGAAGCAACTGATTGATGCCACCTTCGCTGAGAAAGTGTTTTTTTGTAACTCAGGAGCTGAAGCCAATGAGGCGGCGCTAAAACTGGCGCGCAAATATGCATTGGATAATTTTGCCAATAAACCGGGGCAGCAAGGGGAAAAGAATCAGATTGTTGCCTTTAGAAACGCATTTCACGGCCGGACACTGTTTACCGTTTCGGCGGGTGGCCAGCCGAAATACTCACAGGATTTTGCTCCGCTACCGGGTGGAATTAGCCACGGTATTTTCAACGATCTGGCCTCTGCTGAGGCCCTGATCAATGACCAAACCTGTGCCGTGATTGTCGAGCCAATTCAGGGCGAGGGCGGGGTGTTACCCGCAGAAACCGAGTTTCTCCATGGTTTGCGCGCGTTGTGCGATCGCCATAATGCCTTATTGATTTTTGATGAAGTACAAACCGGGGTCGGTCGCACCGGCGAGTTGTATGCCTATATGCATTATGGCGTCACGCCTGATGTCCTGACCAGTGCTAAAGCTCTCGGCGGCGGGTTCCCTATTGCCGCGATGTTGACCACCACCCAATATGCCAGCGCCCTGAATGTTGGCAGCCACGGGACAACTTACGGCGGCAACCCATTAGCGTGTGCAGTTGCGGGAACTGTTTTATCCCTCATCAACACACCGGAGGTCCTGGCGGGTGTGAAAGAAAGGCATCAGTGGTTTTTAGAGGGCTTGGCAGACATTAATGCACGCCACAAAGTTTTCGCCGAAATCCGTGGACGTGGCTTATTGATTGGCTGTGTGCTCAACAATGATTACGCCGGTAAGTCCAAAGAGATCATTCAGGCTGCCGCTCAACATGGGCTAATCGCCTTGATTGCTGGCCCTGATGTCGTGCGTTTTGCCCCGTCACTGATTATTTCACGACACGATATTAAAGAGGGCTTGGCCCGACTTGCTCTGGGTATTGAGCAGGTCTGTCGTAAGGTTAAGCCGTAA
- the astA gene encoding arginine N-succinyltransferase, whose protein sequence is MMRVRPVERRDLADIFELAGKTGVGMTSLPQNEQHLEARIERALNTWQGSLAVGEQGYLFVLEDTEREKVVGVSAIEVAVGMNDPWYNFRVGTLVHASKTLNVYKSVPTLFLSNDHTGYSELCTLFLDPEYRKDKNGPFLSKVRFLFIAAFRQYFSRKVIAEMRGYTDEQGRSPFWENVGRHFFAIEFAKADYLSGTGQKAFIAELMPKHPLYVDFLAEEARAVIGQVHPHTAPARAVLETEGLQYQGYVDIFDGGPTLEASIDEVRAVRDCSQRKVVIDDSDIDSTGTAYLVTNDSYQYFRAILIHTHLSDELLHLTTENAAALGVIAGDSVRIISLFAPETRK, encoded by the coding sequence ATGATGAGAGTTCGCCCGGTAGAGCGCCGTGATTTAGCCGATATCTTTGAGTTGGCTGGAAAAACCGGTGTTGGCATGACCTCACTGCCACAAAATGAACAGCATCTCGAAGCGAGAATCGAGCGTGCATTGAATACCTGGCAAGGTTCTTTGGCGGTAGGTGAACAGGGTTACCTGTTTGTGTTGGAAGATACTGAGCGGGAAAAAGTGGTGGGGGTCAGCGCCATTGAAGTGGCCGTAGGAATGAATGACCCTTGGTATAACTTCCGTGTGGGAACTCTGGTTCATGCTTCCAAAACGCTTAATGTGTATAAATCGGTCCCAACTCTATTTTTGAGCAATGATCACACCGGCTATAGCGAGCTTTGTACACTGTTTCTCGATCCTGAATATCGTAAGGATAAAAACGGCCCTTTCTTATCAAAAGTTCGCTTTCTGTTTATTGCCGCCTTTCGTCAGTATTTCTCCCGCAAAGTGATTGCCGAGATGCGCGGTTACACTGATGAACAAGGCCGTTCGCCATTTTGGGAAAATGTTGGCCGCCACTTTTTCGCTATCGAATTTGCTAAAGCGGATTATCTGAGTGGGACGGGGCAAAAAGCCTTTATTGCCGAATTGATGCCAAAACACCCGTTGTATGTGGATTTTCTGGCAGAAGAAGCGCGTGCAGTGATAGGCCAGGTGCACCCGCACACTGCGCCAGCGCGGGCAGTTCTGGAGACTGAAGGCCTGCAATATCAAGGGTATGTCGATATCTTTGATGGCGGCCCGACATTGGAAGCCAGCATTGATGAGGTGCGGGCAGTGCGGGATTGCAGTCAGCGAAAAGTGGTTATTGATGATAGTGATATTGACTCGACGGGCACCGCCTATTTAGTGACCAATGACAGTTACCAATATTTCCGCGCCATATTGATTCATACCCATCTATCAGACGAATTGCTGCATTTAACCACTGAAAATGCAGCGGCACTGGGGGTCATCGCCGGTGATTCAGTTCGGATAATTAGCCTTTTTGCTCCGGAGACAAGAAAATGA
- the astD gene encoding succinylglutamate-semialdehyde dehydrogenase: protein MTHPALFIQGEWRTGKGAHFDKHDPMDQQLLWQARAADRTDVAAACGAARDAFPAWARTPLEQRVAIVQRFAALLEQHKQQLARTISLETSKPHWETLTEVQAMVGKVAISLQAYQTRTGSSQTPMADGVSVLRHRPHGVLAVFGPYNFPGHLPNGHIVPALLAGNTLVFKPSELTPVTAEETVKLWQSAGIPDGVLNLVQGGRETGEALAAQPDIDGLLFTGSANTGYHLHRQLAGQPEKILALEMGGNNALIIEQVKDRDAAVNLAIQSAFISAGQRCTCSRRLLVKRGEQGDAFLRRFIAVAKALRIGHWDSQPAPFMGAVISSQAAEKMLAAQQHLLALGGAALLTMTRPDSQSAVLTPGIIDITGINDVPDEEYFGPLVSVIRYTDFSEALKIANQTRFGLAIGLVSEDRQQFEQLLLEARAGIVNWNKPLTGASSAAPFGGVGASGNHRPSAFYAADYCAWPMASLESDSLTLPATLSPGISFDLPD, encoded by the coding sequence ATGACCCATCCAGCACTGTTTATTCAGGGTGAATGGCGCACTGGCAAAGGTGCGCATTTCGACAAACATGACCCTATGGATCAGCAATTATTATGGCAAGCGCGTGCCGCTGACCGCACCGATGTTGCCGCCGCCTGCGGTGCGGCGCGCGATGCTTTCCCGGCTTGGGCACGGACGCCACTGGAACAGCGGGTGGCCATTGTTCAGCGTTTTGCTGCATTACTTGAACAACATAAACAGCAATTGGCACGCACTATTAGCCTGGAAACCAGTAAACCACACTGGGAAACCCTGACGGAAGTACAGGCCATGGTGGGCAAAGTGGCTATTTCATTGCAAGCCTATCAAACCCGCACCGGCAGCAGCCAAACACCGATGGCGGATGGTGTTTCCGTACTACGTCACCGGCCACATGGCGTGTTGGCGGTATTTGGCCCTTATAACTTTCCCGGACATTTACCGAATGGGCATATTGTCCCTGCTTTACTGGCGGGTAACACTCTGGTGTTTAAACCCAGTGAACTGACCCCGGTGACAGCAGAGGAAACCGTCAAATTATGGCAATCGGCAGGTATTCCTGATGGCGTGCTCAACTTAGTGCAAGGTGGGCGTGAAACCGGCGAAGCACTGGCGGCTCAACCTGATATTGATGGCTTGCTGTTTACCGGCAGCGCCAATACTGGTTACCACCTGCATCGGCAACTGGCCGGTCAACCGGAGAAAATTTTGGCGCTGGAGATGGGCGGTAATAATGCTCTTATTATTGAGCAAGTGAAAGACCGTGATGCCGCGGTCAACCTCGCGATTCAGTCTGCGTTTATCTCCGCCGGCCAGCGCTGTACCTGCTCGCGCCGCTTATTAGTTAAACGCGGTGAGCAAGGTGATGCATTTTTACGACGTTTCATCGCGGTGGCTAAAGCGCTGCGTATTGGGCACTGGGATAGTCAACCGGCTCCCTTTATGGGGGCGGTTATCTCCTCTCAGGCGGCTGAAAAAATGCTGGCGGCTCAGCAGCATTTATTGGCGTTAGGGGGGGCAGCCTTATTAACCATGACTCGCCCTGATAGCCAAAGCGCCGTTTTGACGCCGGGTATTATTGATATCACCGGCATAAATGATGTTCCTGATGAAGAGTATTTTGGTCCGTTGGTAAGTGTGATTCGCTATACCGATTTTAGTGAGGCGCTAAAAATTGCGAATCAAACCCGATTCGGCTTAGCCATCGGCTTGGTTTCAGAAGACAGACAACAGTTTGAGCAACTGCTGCTGGAGGCGCGTGCGGGGATTGTTAACTGGAATAAACCTTTGACGGGAGCCTCTAGCGCGGCTCCGTTTGGTGGCGTCGGGGCTTCAGGGAATCATCGGCCAAGTGCATTTTACGCCGCTGATTATTGTGCCTGGCCGATGGCGTCACTCGAGAGCGACAGCCTGACGCTGCCAGCCACCTTGTCGCCAGGAATTTCTTTCGATTTACCTGATTAA